From the genome of Argentina anserina chromosome 4, drPotAnse1.1, whole genome shotgun sequence, one region includes:
- the LOC126792560 gene encoding serine/threonine-protein phosphatase PP1 isozyme 3-like isoform X1 yields the protein METAALDSIIYRLLEVRGKPGKLVQLQESEIRQLCFVSRDIFLRQPNLLELDAPIKICGDIHGQYSDLLKLFEFGGPPSHSNYLFLGDYVDRGKQSLETICLLLAYKIKYPENFFLLRGNHECASINRIYGFFDECKRRFNVRLWRVFTDCFNCLPVAALIDEKILCMHGGLSPELNNLNQIKNLPRPTDVPESGLLCDLLWSDPSKDIKGWGPNDRGVSFTFGAEKVTEFLRRHDLDLVCRAHQVVEDGYEFFANRQLVTIFSAPNYCGEFDNAGAMMSVDESLMCSFQILKPADKKPKFGFGSRAAPKTGAPAKSFLGRMV from the exons atggaaactGCGGCTCTTGATTCTATAATCTACAGGCTTCTTGAAGTTAGAGGGAAGCCAGGGAAGCTGGTGCAACTTCAAGAGTCTGAGATTAGACAGCTCTGTTTTGTGTCTAGAGATATTTTCTTGAGGCAGCCTAATCTTTTGGAGCTTGATGCACCTATCAAGATTTGTG GTGATATTCATGGTCAGTATTCAGATCTTCTGAAGCTTTTTGAGTTTGGTGGACCACCTTCTCACTCCAACTACTTATTCTTGGGGGACTATGTAGATCGAGGAAAGCAAAGCCTAGAAACAATATGCCTTCTCCTTGCATATAAAATTAAGTATCCTGAGAATTTTTTCCTACTGAGGGGGAACCATGAGTGTGCTTCAATAAACCGAATATATGGGTTTTTTGATGAATGTAAACGGAGATTCAATGTCAGGCTGTGGAGAGTATTTACAGATTGCTTCAACTGCCTTCCTGTGGCAGCTCTCATTGATGAGAAAATACTCTGCATGCATGGTGGACTATCTCCCGAGTTAAATAATCTAAATCAAATTAAGAATTTACCTAGACCAACAGATGTTCCTGAAAGTGGGTTGCTCTGTGATCTCCTCTGGTCTGATCCAAGCAAAGACATCAAAGGCTGGGGACCAAATGACAGGGGAGTTTCTTTTACCTTTGGTGCAGAAAAGGTGACAGAATTTCTTCGGAGGCATGATCTAGACTTAGTTTGTCGAGCTCATCAG GTTGTAGAAGATGGATATGAGTTTTTTGCTAATAGACAACTAGTAACAATATTTTCAGCTCCTAATTACTGTGGCGAGTTTGACAATGCTGGGGCAATGATGAGCGTGGATGAGTCTCTTATGTGTTCTTTCCAGATTCTAAAGCCTGCTGATAAGAAGCCAAAGTTTGGGTTTGGGAGTAGAGCAGCACCTAAGACAGGTGCACCAGCGAAG tCATTTCTTGGCAGAATGGTGTAG
- the LOC126792560 gene encoding serine/threonine-protein phosphatase PP1 isozyme 3-like isoform X2 translates to METAALDSIIYRLLEVRGKPGKLVQLQESEIRQLCFVSRDIFLRQPNLLELDAPIKICGDIHGQYSDLLKLFEFGGPPSHSNYLFLGDYVDRGKQSLETICLLLAYKIKYPENFFLLRGNHECASINRIYGFFDECKRRFNVRLWRVFTDCFNCLPVAALIDEKILCMHGGLSPELNNLNQIKNLPRPTDVPESGLLCDLLWSDPSKDIKGWGPNDRGVSFTFGAEKVTEFLRRHDLDLVCRAHQVVEDGYEFFANRQLVTIFSAPNYCGEFDNAGAMMSVDESLMCSFQILKPADKKPKFGFGSRAAPKTGAPAKNGVGISL, encoded by the exons atggaaactGCGGCTCTTGATTCTATAATCTACAGGCTTCTTGAAGTTAGAGGGAAGCCAGGGAAGCTGGTGCAACTTCAAGAGTCTGAGATTAGACAGCTCTGTTTTGTGTCTAGAGATATTTTCTTGAGGCAGCCTAATCTTTTGGAGCTTGATGCACCTATCAAGATTTGTG GTGATATTCATGGTCAGTATTCAGATCTTCTGAAGCTTTTTGAGTTTGGTGGACCACCTTCTCACTCCAACTACTTATTCTTGGGGGACTATGTAGATCGAGGAAAGCAAAGCCTAGAAACAATATGCCTTCTCCTTGCATATAAAATTAAGTATCCTGAGAATTTTTTCCTACTGAGGGGGAACCATGAGTGTGCTTCAATAAACCGAATATATGGGTTTTTTGATGAATGTAAACGGAGATTCAATGTCAGGCTGTGGAGAGTATTTACAGATTGCTTCAACTGCCTTCCTGTGGCAGCTCTCATTGATGAGAAAATACTCTGCATGCATGGTGGACTATCTCCCGAGTTAAATAATCTAAATCAAATTAAGAATTTACCTAGACCAACAGATGTTCCTGAAAGTGGGTTGCTCTGTGATCTCCTCTGGTCTGATCCAAGCAAAGACATCAAAGGCTGGGGACCAAATGACAGGGGAGTTTCTTTTACCTTTGGTGCAGAAAAGGTGACAGAATTTCTTCGGAGGCATGATCTAGACTTAGTTTGTCGAGCTCATCAG GTTGTAGAAGATGGATATGAGTTTTTTGCTAATAGACAACTAGTAACAATATTTTCAGCTCCTAATTACTGTGGCGAGTTTGACAATGCTGGGGCAATGATGAGCGTGGATGAGTCTCTTATGTGTTCTTTCCAGATTCTAAAGCCTGCTGATAAGAAGCCAAAGTTTGGGTTTGGGAGTAGAGCAGCACCTAAGACAGGTGCACCAGCGAAG AATGGTGTAGGTATTTCATTATGA
- the LOC126792560 gene encoding serine/threonine-protein phosphatase PP1 isozyme 3-like isoform X3, which translates to METAALDSIIYRLLEVRGKPGKLVQLQESEIRQLCFVSRDIFLRQPNLLELDAPIKICGDIHGQYSDLLKLFEFGGPPSHSNYLFLGDYVDRGKQSLETICLLLAYKIKYPENFFLLRGNHECASINRIYGFFDECKRRFNVRLWRVFTDCFNCLPVAALIDEKILCMHGGLSPELNNLNQIKNLPRPTDVPESGLLCDLLWSDPSKDIKGWGPNDRGVSFTFGAEKVTEFLRRHDLDLVCRAHQVVEDGYEFFANRQLVTIFSAPNYCGEFDNAGAMMSVDESLMCSFQILKPADKKPKFGFGSRAAPKTGAPAKMATSSS; encoded by the exons atggaaactGCGGCTCTTGATTCTATAATCTACAGGCTTCTTGAAGTTAGAGGGAAGCCAGGGAAGCTGGTGCAACTTCAAGAGTCTGAGATTAGACAGCTCTGTTTTGTGTCTAGAGATATTTTCTTGAGGCAGCCTAATCTTTTGGAGCTTGATGCACCTATCAAGATTTGTG GTGATATTCATGGTCAGTATTCAGATCTTCTGAAGCTTTTTGAGTTTGGTGGACCACCTTCTCACTCCAACTACTTATTCTTGGGGGACTATGTAGATCGAGGAAAGCAAAGCCTAGAAACAATATGCCTTCTCCTTGCATATAAAATTAAGTATCCTGAGAATTTTTTCCTACTGAGGGGGAACCATGAGTGTGCTTCAATAAACCGAATATATGGGTTTTTTGATGAATGTAAACGGAGATTCAATGTCAGGCTGTGGAGAGTATTTACAGATTGCTTCAACTGCCTTCCTGTGGCAGCTCTCATTGATGAGAAAATACTCTGCATGCATGGTGGACTATCTCCCGAGTTAAATAATCTAAATCAAATTAAGAATTTACCTAGACCAACAGATGTTCCTGAAAGTGGGTTGCTCTGTGATCTCCTCTGGTCTGATCCAAGCAAAGACATCAAAGGCTGGGGACCAAATGACAGGGGAGTTTCTTTTACCTTTGGTGCAGAAAAGGTGACAGAATTTCTTCGGAGGCATGATCTAGACTTAGTTTGTCGAGCTCATCAG GTTGTAGAAGATGGATATGAGTTTTTTGCTAATAGACAACTAGTAACAATATTTTCAGCTCCTAATTACTGTGGCGAGTTTGACAATGCTGGGGCAATGATGAGCGTGGATGAGTCTCTTATGTGTTCTTTCCAGATTCTAAAGCCTGCTGATAAGAAGCCAAAGTTTGGGTTTGGGAGTAGAGCAGCACCTAAGACAGGTGCACCAGCGAAG atGGCAACTTCCTCCAGCTAG
- the LOC126792545 gene encoding probable inorganic phosphate transporter 1-7: MAKAQLGVLNALDVAKTQWYHFTAIVIAGMGFFTDAYDLFCISLVSKLLGRIYYTDITHPKPGSLPPNVAAAVNGVALVGTLAGQLFFGWLGDKMGRKKVYGMTLLIMVICSIASGLSFSDHPTTVMATLCFFRFWLGFGIGGDYPLSATIMSEYANKKTRGAFIAAVFAMQGFGILAGGIVALVVSTAFDKSFPAPTYGENPVASLVPQADYVWRIILMFGALPAGMTYYWRMKMPETARYTALVAKNAKLAAEDMSKVLQVELEAEEEKVQQYTDEKSNSFGLFTKEFAKRHGWHLLGTTSTWFLLDIAFYSQNLFQKDIFSAIGWIPSADKMNAIHEVYKIARAQTLIAMCSTVPGYWFTVAFIDHIGRFAIQLMGFFFMTVFMFALAIPYHHWTLKPNRIGFIAIYSLTFFFANFGPNATTFVVPAEIFPARLRSTCHGISAAAGKAGAIVGAFGFLYAAQSKDPTKTDAGYPAGIGVKNSLIMLGVINFLGMAFTFLVPESKGKSLEELTGENEDGNEATEEPAAPTNKFVPVEV; the protein is encoded by the coding sequence ATGGCTAAAGCTCAATTGGGAGTGCTAAATGCACTTGATGTGGCCAAGACGCAGTGGTACCATTTCACAGCAATTGTGATTGCGGGAATGGGATTCTTCACTGATGCGTATGATCTTTTCTGCATTTCCTTGGTCTCCAAGTTACTTGGCCGTATATACTACACCGACATAACTCATCCAAAGCCAGGTTCTTTGCCACCAAATGTGGCTGCTGCCGTTAATGGTGTGGCCCTAGTTGGAACCCTAGCCGGCCAACTCTTTTTCGGGTGGCTCGGTGACAAAATGGGTCGCAAAAAGGTCTATGGGATGACCCTTCTCATCATGGTCATCTGCTCCATCGCATCTGGCCTCTCATTTTCTGATCACCCAACCACCGTGATGGCCACTCTATGCTTCTTCCGCTTCTGGCTTGGGTTTGGCATTGGTGGCGACTACCCTCTTTCCGCCACAATCATGTCCGAATATGCCAACAAAAAAACCCGTGGGGCTTTTATAGCCGCTGTGTTTGCTATGCAAGGGTTTGGAATTCTGGCTGGAGGAATTGTGGCATTGGTGGTCTCAACTGCTTTCGACAAAAGCTTCCCAGCTCCTACATATGGAGAGAATCCGGTAGCTTCTCTAGTCCCTCAAGCGGATTATGTCTGGCGTATAATTCTCATGTTTGGGGCACTTCCAGCTGGTATGACTTACTACTGGCGTATGAAAATGCCCGAAACTGCTCGTTACACTGCTCTTGTTGCCAAAAATGCCAAGCTAGCTGCAGAAGACATGTCCAAGGTTCTCCAAGTTGAACTTGAAGCCGAAGAGGAAAAGGTACAGCAATATACTGATGAGAAATCCAATTCCTTTGGTTTGTTCACCAAGGAGTTTGCTAAAAGGCATGGTTGGCATTTACTTGGAACAACCTCAACTTGGTTCCTACTTGATATTGCCTTCTACAGCCAAAACCTTTTCCAAAAGGATATCTTCAGCGCAATCGGGTGGATCCCTTCAGCTGataaaatgaatgcaattcatgaggtttacaaaattgcaAGAGCACAGACACTCATAGCAATGTGCAGCACTGTGCCTGGCTACTGGTTCACTGTGGCGTTCATTGATCATATTGGCCGGTTTGCCATCCAACTGATGGGTTTCTTCTTCATGACCGTCTTCATGTTTGCACTGGCAATTCCATACCATCACTGGACCTTGAAGCCTAACAGAATTGGGTTTATTGCAATATATTCACTAACCTTTTTCTTTGCCAACTTTGGACCCAATGCCACCACATTCGTTGTTCCCGCAGAGATTTTCCCGGCCCGTCTCAGGTCGACGTGTCACGGAATTTCCGCTGCAGCTGGGAAGGCGGGAGCAATCGTGGGAGCTTTCGGATTCTTGTATGCAGCCCAAAGCAAGGACCCGACGAAGACCGATGCAGGGTATCCCGCCGGCATTGGTGTGAAGAATTCTCTGATTATGCTTGGTGTGATCAACTTTTTGGGGATGGCGTTTACTTTCCTGGTGCCAGAGTCTAAGGGAAAATCACTTGAAGAGTTGACAGGTGAGAATGAAGATGGAAATGAGGCCACGGAAGAGCCGGCCGCTCCTACTAATAAGTTCGTTCCAGTTGAGGTTTAG